A DNA window from Kitasatospora atroaurantiaca contains the following coding sequences:
- a CDS encoding glycoside hydrolase family 11 protein, which yields MNSPHPKSRRTSRVRRIAGKARVLAPALAAVLILPGTTDAATIATNQTGTDGGYFYSFWTEGSGAASMSLNGGGNYGTSWTNAGNFVAGKGWSTGSRNPVTYSGTWSTNGNAYLSLYGWSTNPLVEYYIVENYGSYKPTGTYKGTVTSDGGTYDIYETTRYNAPSIEGIKTFNQYWSVRQTKRTGGTITVGNHFDAWARYGMNLGTMNYEILATEGYQSSGSSNITLGSSTGGGTGGGCTATLSAGASWSDRYNLNVSVAGSNSWKVTVKIPSPEKIGSTWNVNTSYPDAQTLVATPNGSGNNWGMTVMKNGSTTWPTVSCSTS from the coding sequence GTGAACTCCCCCCACCCCAAGAGCCGCAGGACCAGCCGCGTCCGGCGGATCGCCGGCAAGGCGCGCGTCCTCGCGCCGGCCCTGGCGGCCGTCCTGATCTTGCCCGGCACCACCGACGCCGCGACCATCGCCACGAACCAGACCGGTACCGACGGCGGGTACTTCTACTCGTTCTGGACCGAGGGCAGCGGTGCGGCCTCGATGTCCCTGAACGGCGGCGGCAACTACGGCACCTCCTGGACCAATGCCGGCAACTTCGTCGCCGGCAAGGGCTGGAGCACCGGATCGCGCAACCCGGTGACCTACTCGGGCACGTGGAGCACCAACGGCAACGCCTATCTGTCGCTCTACGGCTGGAGCACCAACCCGCTCGTCGAGTACTACATCGTCGAGAACTACGGCTCCTACAAGCCCACCGGCACGTACAAGGGCACCGTCACCAGTGACGGCGGCACCTACGACATCTACGAGACGACGCGCTACAACGCCCCCTCCATCGAGGGCATCAAGACCTTCAACCAGTACTGGAGCGTCCGCCAGACCAAGCGGACCGGCGGCACCATCACCGTCGGGAACCACTTCGACGCGTGGGCCAGGTACGGCATGAACCTCGGCACCATGAACTACGAGATCCTGGCCACCGAGGGCTACCAGAGCAGCGGCAGCTCGAACATCACGCTGGGCTCCTCCACCGGCGGCGGCACCGGCGGCGGCTGCACCGCAACGCTCTCCGCCGGCGCCTCGTGGAGCGACCGCTACAACCTGAACGTCTCGGTCGCCGGATCGAACTCCTGGAAGGTGACCGTGAAGATCCCCTCCCCGGAGAAGATCGGCTCGACCTGGAACGTCAACACGTCCTACCCCGACGCCCAGACCCTCGTCGCCACCCCCAACGGCTCGGGCAACAACTGGGGCATGACCGTCATGAAGAACGGCAGCACCACCTGGCCGACGGTCTCCTGCAGCACGAGTTGA
- a CDS encoding FAD-binding protein: protein MTTTGPLTNWAGSLAFGARAVHRPRAVDELQELVRRSDRVRALGSGHSFSTVGDTKGDLVLLDGLPTRIDIAPDARTVTVSAATRYAELAVALQAAGLALENLASLPHISVAGATATGTHGSGDGLRSLSAAVRSLDVVGADGELSTVTHPGAVVHLGGLGIVTALTLDVVPAFDVRQYVHVGLALADYPAHLDEIHAAGYSVSMFTDWGSGTGRVWVKQVGDGPTAAVPGARPADGPEHPVPGMPTVNCTPQLGVPGPWYERLPHFRPEFTPSSGAELQSEFLLPRAAASAAVAELRALGAQLAPVLHISEVRTVAADELWLSPSYGRASLAFHFTWKPDLAAVAPVLATVERALLPLGGRPHWGKLTLSGQAASSYERLPDFLALRRALDPAGKFGNRFTDALAGTEG, encoded by the coding sequence ATGACGACCACCGGCCCGTTGACCAACTGGGCGGGCAGCCTCGCCTTCGGCGCGCGAGCCGTCCACCGACCCCGCGCCGTGGACGAGTTGCAGGAGCTGGTCCGCCGCAGCGACCGCGTCCGGGCCCTGGGCAGCGGCCACTCCTTCAGCACGGTCGGCGACACCAAGGGCGACCTGGTTCTCCTGGACGGCCTGCCCACCCGGATCGACATCGCTCCGGACGCCCGAACGGTCACCGTCTCCGCCGCCACCCGCTACGCGGAGCTGGCGGTCGCCCTCCAGGCGGCGGGCCTGGCGCTGGAGAATCTGGCCTCACTGCCGCACATCTCCGTCGCCGGCGCCACCGCGACCGGCACGCACGGCTCGGGCGACGGCCTCCGGTCGCTCTCGGCCGCCGTTCGCTCGCTGGACGTCGTCGGCGCCGACGGCGAGTTGAGCACGGTCACCCACCCGGGTGCGGTGGTGCACCTGGGTGGCCTCGGCATCGTCACCGCGCTCACCCTGGACGTGGTCCCCGCCTTCGACGTACGGCAGTACGTCCATGTCGGCCTCGCGCTCGCCGACTACCCGGCCCACCTGGACGAGATCCATGCCGCCGGCTACAGCGTCAGCATGTTCACCGACTGGGGGTCGGGCACGGGCCGGGTCTGGGTCAAGCAGGTCGGCGACGGCCCGACCGCGGCCGTCCCCGGCGCGCGGCCGGCCGACGGCCCGGAGCACCCGGTACCGGGCATGCCCACCGTCAACTGCACGCCGCAGCTGGGAGTTCCGGGCCCCTGGTACGAGCGGCTGCCGCACTTCCGCCCCGAGTTCACCCCCAGCAGCGGCGCGGAGCTCCAGTCCGAGTTCCTGCTCCCCCGCGCGGCGGCCTCGGCGGCTGTAGCGGAACTGCGCGCGCTCGGGGCACAGTTGGCACCCGTACTGCACATCTCCGAGGTGCGCACGGTCGCCGCGGACGAACTGTGGCTGAGCCCGTCCTACGGCCGCGCATCCCTGGCGTTCCACTTCACCTGGAAGCCCGACCTCGCCGCGGTCGCCCCGGTGCTCGCCACGGTGGAACGGGCCCTGCTGCCCCTGGGCGGCCGTCCCCACTGGGGGAAGCTGACGCTCTCGGGGCAGGCCGCGAGCAGCTACGAACGGTTGCCGGACTTCCTGGCCCTGCGTCGGGCACTGGACCCGGCCGGGAAGTTCGGTAACCGCTTCACCGATGCGCTGGCCGGCACCGAGGGATGA
- a CDS encoding ABC transporter substrate-binding protein — translation MVGMTACSSSGSSSASGDSGTIHVLVYGDASNKVEKQLVETFNKTSKVKAVLDTIPGADYQAKLNTIINTPQAPDVFFNWGGGSIQPYVKSDLLLPLDDMIAADPGLKSNFLPSVFNTAVIDGKSYGIPMRGTQPVLLFDNKKVLAAAGLSVPKTWDDLLGAVQVLKAKGITPFALGGGDQWPTLMWYEYVFDRVAGPELFRKALAGDKSAWESADAKKALGMLKQLVDAGAFGSNFDSVKFTDGGSPALLAKGKAAFELMGSWEYATQQDASPDFAKSDLGYSNFPGIAGGKGDPADVVGNTNNFYSVLKKTKHPDAAAAFLKLMYSDEFVKAQLAIGNLPTTTNTEQFLGTAANPDYSKYQYNLVKAAPSFQLSWDQAYPPAANTPIHTAVQQFFNGKLDVDGFIKAMQALPAS, via the coding sequence ATGGTGGGGATGACCGCCTGCAGCAGCAGCGGCTCCTCCTCCGCCAGCGGGGACTCCGGCACGATCCACGTGCTGGTCTACGGGGACGCCAGCAACAAGGTCGAGAAGCAGCTGGTCGAGACCTTCAACAAGACCTCGAAGGTCAAGGCCGTCCTGGACACCATTCCCGGCGCGGACTACCAGGCCAAGCTCAACACCATCATCAACACCCCCCAGGCGCCGGACGTCTTCTTCAACTGGGGTGGCGGCAGCATCCAGCCCTACGTGAAGTCCGACCTGCTGCTCCCGCTGGACGACATGATCGCCGCGGACCCGGGGCTGAAGAGCAACTTCCTGCCCTCGGTGTTCAACACCGCGGTGATCGACGGCAAGTCCTACGGCATCCCGATGCGCGGCACCCAGCCCGTACTGCTGTTCGACAACAAGAAGGTGCTGGCCGCCGCCGGCCTGAGCGTCCCGAAGACCTGGGACGACCTGCTGGGCGCCGTCCAGGTGCTCAAGGCCAAGGGCATCACCCCGTTCGCCCTCGGCGGCGGCGACCAGTGGCCGACCCTGATGTGGTACGAGTACGTCTTCGACCGCGTGGCGGGCCCCGAGCTGTTCCGGAAGGCGCTGGCCGGCGACAAGAGCGCCTGGGAGAGCGCGGACGCCAAGAAGGCCCTGGGCATGCTCAAGCAACTGGTCGACGCCGGCGCGTTCGGCTCGAACTTCGACTCCGTCAAGTTCACCGACGGCGGTTCCCCGGCCCTGCTGGCCAAGGGCAAGGCGGCCTTCGAGCTGATGGGCTCCTGGGAGTACGCCACCCAGCAGGACGCCAGTCCCGACTTCGCCAAGAGCGACCTCGGGTACAGCAACTTCCCCGGCATCGCGGGCGGCAAGGGCGACCCGGCCGACGTGGTCGGCAACACCAACAACTTCTACTCGGTGCTCAAGAAGACCAAGCACCCCGATGCGGCGGCCGCCTTCCTGAAGCTCATGTACTCCGACGAGTTCGTGAAGGCGCAACTGGCGATCGGCAACCTGCCGACCACCACCAACACCGAGCAGTTCCTCGGCACCGCGGCCAACCCCGACTACTCGAAGTACCAGTACAACCTGGTCAAGGCCGCCCCGTCGTTCCAGCTGTCCTGGGACCAGGCGTACCCGCCGGCCGCCAACACGCCGATCCACACCGCCGTCCAGCAGTTCTTCAACGGCAAGCTCGACGTGGACGGCTTCATCAAGGCCATGCAGGCCCTGCCCGCCTCCTGA